Proteins from a genomic interval of Syngnathoides biaculeatus isolate LvHL_M chromosome 23, ASM1980259v1, whole genome shotgun sequence:
- the mgat2 gene encoding alpha-1,6-mannosyl-glycoprotein 2-beta-N-acetylglucosaminyltransferase produces the protein MRFRIYKRKVVILTVVVVICGFAFWTSGRQKKNEHFPKETVEVVRKESGFSTSRSRLDNHIQAQATAAPSRAPVAPLNQTYTQRMKERENEAKPDTDNATLMYRSIVFQLNFDQMIRNEEKFKGVRQKDDLVVVVQVHNRPDYLKLLVDSLRKAHGVENILLIFSHDYWSPEINKVVNSVDFCQVLQIFFPFSIQLYPQEFPGNDPQDCPRDISKKEALKMGCINAEYPDSFGHYREAKFSQTKHHWWWKLHFIWDRVHVVKEHNGLVLLIEEDHFLSPDFVHMLRLMSALKHEHCRDCDILSLGSYSHVGYSSKANKVEVKAWKSTEHNMGMALTRDTYQNLLRCTDTFCTYDDYNWDWSLQHLTVSCLPSYWKVMVSEAPRIFHAGDCGMHHKKVTCMPASQKTKIENVLQSGSKQLFPKNLLITKRLPSNGAGGVAPHVKNGGWGDIRDHELCKSYVRLQ, from the coding sequence ATGAGGTTCCGGATATACAAAAGAAAAGTGGTGATCCTGACCGTGGTGGTAGTCATCTGCGGCTTTGCCTTCTGGACCAGCGGAAGGCAGAAGAAGAACGAGCATTTCCCCAAGGAAACGGTGGAGGTGGTGAGGAAAGAGAGCGGGTTTAGCACCAGTAGAAGTCGGCTTGACAACCATATCCAAGCGCAAGCCACGGCTGCCCCGAGCCGGGCTCCTGTTGCGCCCCTGAACCAGACATACACACAAAGaatgaaagagagagaaaacgaAGCCAAGCCCGACACGGATAACGCAACTTTGATGTACCGCAGCATCGTCTTCCAGCTCAACTTTGACCAGATGATAAGAAACGAGGAAAAGTTTAAGGGGGTTCGGCAGAAAGATGACCTGGTTGTGGTGGTCCAGGTCCACAACCGGCCAGATTACCTGAAGCTGCTGGTGGACAGCTTGCGCAAGGCCCACGGCGTGGAAAACATACTGCTGATATTCAGCCATGACTACTGGTCCCCTGAGATTAACAAAGTAGTCAACTCGGTAGACTTCTGCCAGGTCTTGCAGATTTTCTTCCCGTTCAGCATCCAGCTGTACCCGCAGGAGTTCCCGGGCAATGACCCTCAGGACTGCCCACGGGATATTTCCAAAAAGGAAGCCTTAAAGATGGGCTGCATCAATGCAGAGTACCCAGACTCATTCGGGCACTACCGCGAGGCCAAGTTCTCCCAGACCAAGCACCACTGGTGGTGGAAATTGCACTTTATATGGGACAGAGTGCACGTCGTCAAGGAACACAACGGTCTGGTTCTTCTAATCGAGGAAGACCACTTCCTGTCTCCGGACTTTGTCCACATGCTGAGGCTCATGTCAGCGCTCAAACACGAGCACTGCCGCGACTGCGACATCCTGTCGCTGGGCAGCTACAGCCACGTCGGCTACTCAAGTAAAGCCAACAAGGTGGAGGTGAAGGCCTGGAAGTCCACCGAGCACAACATGGGCATGGCCCTGACTCGGGACACCTACCAGAATCTCCTTCGCTGCACTGACACATTCTGCACCTACGACGACTACAACTGGGACTGGTCCCTCCAGCACCTGACTGTGTCCTGCCTGCCTTCCTACTGGAAGGTAATGGTGAGCGAGGCGCCCCGCATCTTCCACGCCGGCGACTGCGGCATGCACCACAAAAAGGTCACCTGCATGCCGGCGAGCCAGAAGACCAAGATCGAGAACGTCCTGCAAAGCGGCAGCAAACAGCTGTTCCCCAAGAACCTCCTGATTACCAAGAGACTGCCGTCCAACGGGGCCGGAGGGGTGGCCCCACATGTGAAGAACGGGGGCTGGGGAGATATCAGGGACCACGAACTCTGCAAGAGCTATGTTCGATTACAGTGA
- the rps29 gene encoding 40S ribosomal protein S29, which produces MGHQQLYWSHPRKFGQGSRSCRVCSNKHGLIRKYGLNMCRQCFRQYAKDIGFVKMD; this is translated from the exons ATGGGCCACCAGCAGCTCTATTGGAGTCACCCCAGAAAGTTTGGACAAGGTTCCCGATCCTG CCGAGTTTGTTCCAACAAACACGGTCTGATCCGTAAATACGGACTCAACATGTGTCGCCAGTGCTTCCGGCAATACGCCAAGGACATCGGCTTCGTCAAG ATGGATTAG